A window from Fibrobacter sp. encodes these proteins:
- a CDS encoding TIGR02147 family protein, with protein MKPIVEYSDYRQYMCDFYEERKRSSYFTWRKFAELAGFVSPTYLKLVCDGKTRLSKPGIAKAARAMGLEGFDFTYFALLVKFGNAKTDAEKEAALKELEREARLNKIRVVDADAFRYYENPACPIVRELAPLMPGATFGEMAAKMKCGVTALEVREILHFLVKADLLKKNDDGTYEQTEKSVKGSKEAIPLAIRTLNRKMGEYAVRSIIRDSVDERNFSGVMMGVDKPTYERIVNEINAFRKKIVSIANECQNIDQVYQMNLQMFPLTDKVDPQDSKRGE; from the coding sequence ATGAAACCAATTGTTGAATATAGCGATTACCGCCAATATATGTGTGATTTCTACGAAGAGCGCAAAAGGAGTTCGTATTTCACCTGGCGCAAATTTGCGGAACTTGCCGGGTTCGTTTCGCCGACATACCTTAAACTAGTGTGCGATGGGAAGACGCGCCTGAGTAAGCCGGGAATTGCGAAGGCGGCCCGCGCCATGGGTCTCGAAGGTTTTGACTTCACTTATTTTGCGCTGCTCGTCAAGTTCGGGAATGCGAAAACCGATGCCGAAAAAGAAGCCGCGCTCAAGGAGCTCGAACGCGAGGCTCGCCTGAACAAGATTCGCGTTGTCGATGCGGACGCGTTCCGCTACTATGAAAATCCGGCATGCCCGATTGTCCGCGAGCTTGCTCCGCTCATGCCGGGAGCGACGTTTGGCGAAATGGCTGCCAAGATGAAGTGCGGCGTCACCGCCCTGGAGGTCCGCGAGATTTTGCATTTCTTGGTGAAGGCGGATCTGCTCAAGAAGAACGACGATGGTACTTACGAACAGACTGAAAAATCGGTAAAGGGTTCGAAAGAAGCGATTCCGCTTGCTATCCGTACCTTGAACCGGAAGATGGGCGAATATGCGGTGCGCTCCATTATCAGGGATTCCGTGGACGAACGTAACTTTTCGGGTGTCATGATGGGCGTCGACAAGCCGACCTATGAGCGCATCGTGAACGAGATAAATGCGTTCCGCAAAAAGATTGTTTCCATCGCGAACGAATGTCAAAATATTGACCAGGTTTATCAAATGAATTTACAAATGTTTCCTTTGACGGACAAAGTTGATCCTCAAGACTCCAAGAGGGGGGAATAG
- the lexA gene encoding transcriptional repressor LexA has product MENSKRKELTDRQLEIYEYIKKYSKENHMPPTVREIGNHFEISSTNGVRSILAALIKKGYINRSPRLSRGIEIVDTDGSAADAAPSNTIEIPIVGRVAAGTPILAVQNLEGTVTIDRDFLACRSDVFALRVKGDSMINAGIFDGDLIFARQQKSAERGEIIVAQVNNEATVKYYQPQHDHIELRPANPKYRPIIVNKGNDFSIAGRVIGVMRKVN; this is encoded by the coding sequence ATGGAAAACAGCAAGCGCAAAGAGTTGACCGATCGTCAGCTAGAAATTTACGAGTACATCAAGAAGTATTCTAAAGAGAACCACATGCCGCCTACGGTCCGCGAAATCGGCAACCATTTCGAGATTTCCTCGACAAACGGCGTGCGTTCCATCCTCGCCGCCCTCATCAAGAAGGGCTACATCAACCGCTCCCCGCGCCTCAGCCGCGGCATCGAAATCGTAGACACCGACGGTTCCGCCGCCGATGCAGCACCGAGCAACACCATCGAGATTCCCATCGTGGGCCGCGTGGCCGCAGGTACACCGATTCTCGCCGTCCAGAACCTGGAAGGCACGGTCACCATCGACCGCGATTTCCTCGCCTGCCGTTCCGACGTCTTCGCACTGCGCGTCAAGGGCGACTCCATGATCAACGCCGGCATCTTCGACGGCGACCTCATCTTCGCACGCCAGCAGAAGTCCGCCGAACGCGGCGAAATCATCGTGGCGCAGGTGAACAACGAGGCTACGGTCAAGTACTACCAGCCGCAGCACGACCACATCGAGCTCCGCCCCGCAAACCCGAAGTACCGCCCCATCATCGTGAACAAGGGCAACGACTTCTCCATCGCGGGCCGCGTCATCGGCGTGATGCGCAAGGTGAACTAG
- a CDS encoding DUF1015 domain-containing protein translates to MMHIYPFKALRPVNPAEAKDISALPYDVMNRAEAKAMAEGLPHSYLRVTRAELELDDSVDAYDPKVYAHARANLEKMIAEGVIAHDKKDCLYVYRQTMNGREQYGLVCTVPAADYFNGIIKKHELTRADKEEDRLRHVLDTNANTGPVFLTYRDNGQFDIFGAVTKRKPVYDFVSDGDGFGHTVWIIDDDAEIAAIRKSFEEIPVSYIADGHHRSAAGARAASYRAEQNPKNTGDEEYNRYLAILFPSTQLKILDYNRVLKDLNGRTPEQLMEDLKQVFDIEALAEMQHPAKQNQVNMYLEGKWYACTFKDKFLKNLGPVDSLDVALLQKLVLKPIFDIDDPRTSKRIDFVGGIRGLGELVKRVDSGECACAFAMYPTTLDQLMDIADAGEIMPPKSTWFEPKLRDGLLVHTLDEPECPPDAWSS, encoded by the coding sequence ATGATGCACATCTATCCGTTCAAGGCCCTTCGCCCGGTCAATCCTGCCGAGGCCAAGGACATTTCCGCACTCCCTTATGACGTGATGAACCGCGCCGAAGCCAAGGCCATGGCCGAAGGCCTGCCGCATTCCTACCTGCGCGTGACCCGCGCCGAACTGGAACTTGACGACAGCGTCGACGCCTATGACCCGAAGGTCTATGCCCATGCACGTGCGAACCTTGAGAAGATGATTGCCGAAGGCGTCATCGCGCACGACAAGAAGGACTGCCTCTATGTTTACCGCCAGACGATGAACGGCCGCGAACAGTACGGCCTCGTCTGCACCGTGCCCGCTGCCGACTACTTCAACGGCATCATCAAGAAGCACGAATTGACCCGCGCCGACAAGGAAGAAGACCGTCTGCGCCACGTGCTCGACACCAACGCCAATACCGGTCCGGTGTTCCTCACTTACCGCGACAACGGCCAGTTCGACATCTTCGGCGCCGTTACCAAGCGCAAGCCGGTCTATGACTTCGTGAGCGACGGCGACGGCTTCGGCCATACCGTCTGGATCATCGATGACGATGCCGAGATTGCCGCCATCCGCAAGAGCTTCGAAGAGATTCCGGTCTCCTACATCGCCGACGGTCACCACCGCAGCGCTGCCGGTGCCCGCGCCGCTAGCTACCGCGCCGAGCAGAACCCGAAGAACACGGGCGACGAGGAATACAACCGTTACCTCGCCATCCTCTTCCCGAGCACCCAGCTCAAGATTCTCGACTACAACCGCGTGCTGAAGGACCTGAACGGCCGTACTCCGGAACAGCTCATGGAAGACCTGAAGCAGGTGTTCGACATCGAGGCGCTCGCCGAAATGCAGCACCCGGCCAAGCAGAACCAGGTGAACATGTACCTGGAAGGCAAGTGGTACGCCTGCACGTTCAAGGACAAGTTCCTCAAGAACCTGGGCCCGGTCGACAGCCTCGACGTGGCTCTCCTCCAGAAGCTCGTGCTCAAGCCGATTTTCGATATCGACGACCCGCGCACTTCCAAGCGCATCGACTTCGTCGGTGGCATCCGCGGTCTCGGCGAACTCGTGAAGCGCGTCGACAGCGGTGAATGCGCCTGCGCGTTCGCTATGTACCCGACCACGCTCGACCAGCTGATGGACATTGCCGATGCCGGCGAAATCATGCCGCCGAAGAGCACCTGGTTCGAACCCAAGCTGCGCGACGGCCTGCTGGTCCACACGCTGGACGAACCCGAATGCCCTCCTGACGCTTGGTCATCCTGA
- the greA gene encoding transcription elongation factor GreA, which produces MKHMISKEGFEKFKAEWEQLKYVERPAMINQVQAAAAEGDRSENAAYTYGRMRVREIDRRLRELDRILDGAQIIETKPTEDGSIRFGANVRLLDKKTKREKKYSIVGEKEIDPLQGRISLKSPIGTALVGKKQGETVQVQAPRGTITYEILEVMYD; this is translated from the coding sequence ATGAAGCACATGATTTCGAAAGAAGGCTTTGAAAAGTTCAAGGCGGAATGGGAGCAGCTCAAGTACGTCGAGCGCCCCGCCATGATAAACCAGGTGCAGGCGGCCGCAGCCGAAGGCGACAGGAGCGAAAATGCGGCCTATACCTACGGACGCATGCGCGTACGCGAAATCGACCGCAGGCTGCGCGAACTGGACCGCATTTTGGACGGCGCACAGATTATCGAGACCAAACCCACCGAGGACGGTTCCATCCGGTTCGGCGCGAACGTCAGGCTCCTCGACAAGAAAACCAAGCGCGAAAAGAAGTACAGCATCGTCGGCGAAAAGGAAATCGACCCGCTGCAGGGCCGCATCAGCCTCAAATCCCCCATCGGCACGGCACTCGTCGGCAAAAAGCAGGGCGAAACCGTGCAGGTGCAAGCCCCCCGCGGCACCATCACTTACGAGATATTAGAGGTAATGTATGATTGA
- a CDS encoding TatD family hydrolase — MFVDTHCHIDSYERHAGESFDTLLARLPHDSDPTIRPPEAFIHVACDPQDFDYARELSEKYENVYAAYGIHPEYVETETSDDEKRMVEMLSHPKCRACGEFGLDYHYGADTREAQTKLFERHLQLGLASGKPLVLHLREADDDALAILRNADLRNSKIHVHCFTGTRDFAERLLALDAEIFIGFTGIVTFKNAVNVREAAEIVPDNRMLLETDAPYMAPVPYRGKPCHSGYIPYIAKTLAETRKTPVEEIYRLCRENTRNCYGI, encoded by the coding sequence ATGTTTGTCGATACGCACTGCCACATTGATTCCTACGAACGCCACGCCGGAGAAAGCTTCGACACGCTGCTCGCACGCCTCCCCCACGACAGCGACCCTACCATAAGGCCGCCCGAGGCATTCATCCATGTGGCATGCGACCCGCAGGACTTCGACTACGCGCGGGAACTTTCCGAAAAATACGAAAACGTCTACGCCGCATACGGGATACATCCGGAATACGTGGAAACCGAGACGAGCGACGACGAGAAGCGCATGGTCGAGATGCTGTCGCACCCCAAGTGCAGAGCCTGCGGAGAATTCGGGCTCGACTACCACTACGGGGCAGACACGCGAGAAGCACAGACAAAGTTGTTCGAAAGGCACCTGCAGCTCGGACTTGCAAGCGGTAAACCGCTCGTACTGCACCTGCGCGAAGCGGACGACGACGCGCTCGCCATACTGCGCAACGCCGACCTCCGCAACAGCAAAATCCACGTCCACTGCTTTACCGGCACCCGCGACTTCGCCGAGCGCCTCCTCGCCCTGGACGCGGAAATTTTCATCGGATTCACAGGCATCGTCACGTTCAAGAACGCAGTCAACGTGCGCGAAGCCGCAGAAATCGTCCCCGACAACCGCATGCTCCTGGAAACCGACGCCCCCTACATGGCGCCCGTTCCCTACCGCGGGAAGCCCTGCCATTCCGGCTACATCCCCTACATCGCCAAGACGCTCGCCGAAACAAGAAAAACGCCCGTAGAAGAAATCTACAGGCTCTGTCGCGAAAATACGCGTAACTGCTACGGAATTTAA
- a CDS encoding bifunctional diguanylate cyclase/phosphodiesterase — protein sequence MKLFDEHIVLRFALLFACFLFAAFVPEILNLSGSYFGFIPYFTAILFVAYISLFYKFPTAATRRKMRNDVIIPTTVGGEPVRDYQKDLNDQYELHQMMIDVSQEGFWTFNVPTGKVYWSNRVAELLGAKGGLEDSLSALKSYVMEKDWNKFKEEVNKSLVEGRNFSQTLRLSSPSKNGPSNIVVSGRPQMDSENRPIRVIGSISQPVSRLDSEREKYFYAYQDALTGVYNRKFFLEKLKIDVELAAQKPDYFFGVALLDIDSFGAINASYSINFGDNVLRVISERIKASCGENDVVARIGPDVFAVILHDIQGTDVRDNLLSIVKQIHAKVKAPIQLDGQELYISVSMAVVVNSDVDCVEDVMASANAVLRNLKKTGSHGGIQFVTGGIRDKAMKLYKLEYEIRRAIQAKEFVLMYQPIVDIGNSDKIVGFEALVRWNNSEQGIISPAEFIPLAEETGLIVPMGALILKMACVQTKKWVDMGYTDIRVAVNFSARQFAMESMVDDVKRVLAETNLNPRNLKLEITEYTATCEVEKAADIMRKLSNMGLQISIDDFGTGYSSLSYLKHLPVHTLKMDKSFVDHVADDEEDAAFARMVIGIAKSLHLELIAEGVETAEQLEFLRREGCHHIQGFYFSMPLTPGDALEYMKEHYAGTVKPAADAR from the coding sequence ATGAAATTATTTGATGAACACATTGTCTTACGTTTCGCCTTGCTGTTTGCATGCTTTTTGTTTGCAGCGTTCGTCCCCGAAATACTGAATCTCTCCGGCAGCTACTTCGGCTTTATCCCATACTTTACGGCCATTCTCTTTGTTGCCTACATCTCGCTCTTCTACAAGTTCCCGACCGCGGCTACGCGCCGTAAAATGCGCAACGACGTTATCATCCCGACTACTGTCGGCGGCGAACCCGTTCGCGATTACCAGAAAGATCTGAACGACCAGTACGAACTCCACCAGATGATGATTGACGTCTCCCAGGAAGGCTTCTGGACGTTCAATGTGCCCACGGGGAAGGTTTACTGGTCGAACCGCGTTGCCGAGCTTCTCGGTGCCAAAGGCGGGCTCGAGGATTCCCTTTCTGCGCTCAAGTCCTACGTGATGGAAAAGGACTGGAATAAGTTCAAGGAAGAGGTGAACAAGTCGCTGGTGGAAGGCAGGAATTTCTCCCAGACGCTCAGGCTCTCTTCGCCTTCCAAGAACGGGCCTTCGAATATCGTCGTTTCGGGCCGTCCGCAGATGGATTCCGAGAACAGGCCCATTCGCGTCATCGGCTCCATAAGCCAACCCGTGAGCCGCTTGGATTCTGAACGCGAAAAATACTTCTACGCTTACCAGGACGCCCTTACCGGCGTGTACAACCGCAAGTTCTTCCTCGAAAAGCTCAAGATCGATGTGGAACTCGCCGCGCAGAAGCCCGACTATTTCTTCGGCGTCGCGCTTCTGGATATCGACAGTTTCGGCGCCATCAATGCCTCTTACTCCATCAACTTCGGTGACAACGTTCTCAGGGTCATTTCCGAAAGGATCAAGGCGTCGTGCGGCGAAAACGACGTGGTCGCCCGCATTGGACCCGATGTATTTGCGGTCATTCTGCACGATATCCAGGGTACGGACGTGCGCGACAACCTGCTTTCCATCGTGAAGCAGATTCACGCGAAGGTCAAGGCCCCGATTCAGCTGGACGGCCAGGAACTCTACATAAGCGTCTCTATGGCGGTCGTCGTGAACAGCGACGTGGACTGCGTCGAGGACGTGATGGCAAGCGCCAATGCGGTGCTCCGCAACCTCAAGAAGACGGGTAGCCATGGCGGCATCCAGTTCGTGACGGGCGGTATCCGCGACAAGGCGATGAAGCTTTACAAGCTCGAGTACGAAATCCGCCGTGCCATCCAGGCGAAGGAATTCGTGCTGATGTACCAGCCCATTGTGGATATCGGGAATTCCGACAAGATCGTGGGTTTCGAGGCTCTCGTCCGCTGGAACAATTCCGAGCAGGGAATCATTTCGCCCGCTGAATTCATCCCGCTTGCCGAAGAGACCGGGCTTATTGTCCCGATGGGTGCTTTGATTTTGAAGATGGCCTGCGTCCAGACGAAGAAATGGGTCGACATGGGCTATACCGACATCCGCGTCGCCGTGAACTTCTCCGCAAGGCAGTTCGCGATGGAATCCATGGTGGACGACGTGAAGCGCGTGCTTGCCGAGACGAACCTGAACCCGCGCAACCTCAAGCTCGAAATTACCGAATATACGGCGACATGCGAGGTGGAAAAGGCCGCGGATATCATGCGCAAGCTTTCCAATATGGGGCTCCAGATTTCCATCGACGATTTCGGTACGGGTTACAGCAGCCTGTCGTACCTCAAGCACCTGCCGGTGCATACGCTCAAGATGGACAAGTCGTTCGTGGACCACGTGGCCGACGACGAAGAAGACGCCGCTTTTGCGAGAATGGTTATCGGGATTGCGAAGTCGCTGCACCTGGAACTCATCGCGGAAGGCGTCGAGACGGCGGAACAGCTCGAGTTCTTGCGCCGCGAAGGCTGCCACCATATCCAGGGATTCTATTTCAGCATGCCGCTTACGCCCGGCGATGCGCTCGAATACATGAAGGAGCACTATGCGGGAACGGTGAAGCCCGCCGCGGACGCTCGTTAA